A genomic region of Alligator mississippiensis isolate rAllMis1 chromosome 6, rAllMis1, whole genome shotgun sequence contains the following coding sequences:
- the PPRC1 gene encoding peroxisome proliferator-activated receptor gamma coactivator-related protein 1 isoform X1: MAAPWGGGAGRGGLPAGAGGGGLEALGSAAAPLQCFLLDEPSSLEEEMHSYWDSSVLSIIEDLGSHHENKGPLELHNELSLLTAITEILDGTDEATLSPFDTIVDTELLASPREQESCALQLLGLSQASPERDGPALEDQWGSWTQSGSSTPVVAGKAETDVSWDRALSCQEDAVVTPKRPPSQARRGQRKPLRPWAQEQPALQRSDGEEEDDEAPSPRQDGSTAVGDLQTGTLSCPLEPASVEAGAEPQVAWLGEGDVPCIISPAGGSLCDLVKSMHPYCLPAFATDLDAAPKLANKDLLAAPVMLGIVSGGDGQSLDTPVVFHPLGPGFPCLDAPLPAREEGTAGGEGHSALESPAPEEPLPAEEGAQQHQVPTPALGSKATAPDAATPKETLPEAAADAAPPEAGGRDRHLQSDSQPSTKAPAGGKCQGSGCGRGRERARKSRKKKSAEAPSTQVWPLGDSMASRLRSASSVPRRGSSEGQAPPSRATRPSAQVSNFLAEQLEQARKDAQLELRPSPAAPRPRGRPRGSRNRRSCPEPPREPAVDSPVAQSRAEQAVPSPKEQEAAAVERREESEPALCQASASPEPAPSTEQDAAGEAAQHPTPVEPAQAESQAATCPSREARPKALSLTEYRQRMQHRAPGAGPGKEPEKQAAGKWPSIPEPPTELAEIPCLVAPPAQPLALPVETPGTQKGPEKPASPPASSPPASKAPPAPALTTVAPVPPAPQLPFVAPPVTGAAPTGVVSALATPYALYPPVPSWPCFGPPPSGFPPTLLPPPATTSPNAFHLVPGLPPPGLAWPPPAVPPPPPFGPGAPYTPVGWGPALPPPYWPGVALPPLGPPLVFADPGSAPQSPSLSCPEPAAFAALPAPPFVAAAPEVPAAAQASAAAPHAAADQPPAKASRASDPRRQARPAGRPSAAPAAATAQAAKELPAAAAQAKVPSAAAVKDPLVAPTEAVKEVPAVAVKELPAATVEDPPAAATGPVEEPPPTRELPPACPSAKPARSPPGAVPAQAQPAPHSPADRETVCGRAPGAREGAKPPAARPWRHRPLARPAQPSGCEDIVQAFISEIGIEASDLSSLLEQFEKTEAKKESSGVEAPKDKPSASSVGRAEPQQDKKPLDSLQAPELANVAGLTPPATPPHQLWKPLAAVSLLAKPRSLSTTALEGAQKTTKLIEAQPLPHGKPRGKPPPAMPPASSHVGAGDHDYCFLGSTGTPELGSRWNVKHHADITIKPIISLAPRTQDRPGPSLPAASAALGAPGAGRKPLDHRTSTPGRGSPPASVLLSPDASPCRDKETRTPSARPPRSGAKRALRCYRVRRDSGSPPDGTWRRQASRSFSASSNGGSEASSSSSSSSSSSSSSSSRSRSRSSSPPPKRWRRYRPRRSSRSRSSSPSSAGSCGSSRSSSSISYSSRSRSRSRSTSRSRSRSRSLSPCRRHSRRRRYSYDSQDHYQRQRLLQKERAIEERRVVFIGKIPGRMTCSELRHRFSVFGDIEECTLHFRSEGDNYGFVTYRYAEEAFAAIERGHTLRRPDEQPFDLCFGGRRQFCRRNYADLDSNREDFDPAPTRSKFDSLDFDTLLKQAQRSLRT; the protein is encoded by the exons ATGGCGGCGCCGtggggcggcggcgcggggcgcggggggcTCCCGgccggcgcgggcggcggcggcctGGAGGCGCTGGGCTCCGCCGCGGCGCCGCTGCAG tgcttCTTGCTGGACGAGCCGTCCTCGCTCGAGGAGGAGATGCACAGCTACTGGGACTCCTCCGTCCTGTCCATCATCGAGGACCTCGGCTCCCACCACGAG AACAAAGGCCCCTTGGAGCTGCACAACGAGCTGTCGTTGCTGACGGCCATCACGGAGATCCTGGATGGCACGGACGAGGCAACCCTGTCTCCCTTTGACACTATCGTGGACACCGAGCTGCTGGCGTCGCCCCGGGAGCAGGAGAGCTGCGCG ctccagctcctcggCTTGTCCCAGGCCTCCCCTGAGCGGGACGGCCCTGCCCTGGAGGACCAGTGGGGCTCGTGGACTCAGAGCGGCAGCAGCACGCCCGTGGTGGCTGGGAAG GCTGAGACGGACGTGAGCTGGGACCGTGCTCTGAGCTGCCAGGAAGATGCTGTGGTGACACCCAAGAGGCCCCCGAGCCAGGCGCGGCGGGGGCAAAGGAAGCCACTCCGGCCCTGGGCACAGGAGCAGCCGGCCCTGCAGCGCagtgatggggaggaggaggacgacgaggcacccagccccaggcaggacgGCAGCACCGCCGTGGGAGACCTCCAGACGGGCACCCTGAGCTGCCCCCTGGAGCCAGCAAGTGTGGAGGCCGGAGCAGAGCCCCAAGtggcctggctgggggagggggacgtGCCCTGCATCATCAGCCCCGCAGGCGGCTCCCTGTGCGACCTGGTGAAGTCCATGCACCCCTACTGCCTGCCCGCCTTCGCCACCGACCTGGATGCTGCGCCCAAGTTGGCCAACAAGGACCTGCTCGCTGCCCCCGTCATGCTGGGGATCGTGTCCGGTGGCGATGGCCAGAGCCTGGACACCCCTGTTGTGTTCCACCCGCTGggcccaggcttcccctgcctcgACGCCCCGCTCCCAGCCAGGGAGGAGGGcactgctgggggtgaggggcatagTGCCCTGGAGTCCCCTGCCCCGGAGGAGCCATTGCCTGCGGAGGAGGGGGCGCAGCAGCACCAggtgcccacccctgctctggggagcaaAGCTACAGCACCAGATGCGGCCACCCCAAAGGAGACCCTGCCCGAGGCAGCAGCTGACGCGGCCCCACCAGAGGCAGGCGGGAGGGACCGTCATCTTCAAAGCGACTCCCAGCCCAGCACGAAGGCACCAGCGGGCGGGAAGTGCCAGGGCTCCGGATGCGGCCGGGGCCGCGAGCGAGCACGGAAAAGCCGGAAAAAGAAGAGCGCGGAGGCGCCGAGCACCCAGGTCTGGCCCCTTGGAGACTCCATGGCCTCTCGGCTCCGCTCAGCCTCCTCTGTCCCGCGGCGGGGGTCCTCTGAGGGGCAGGCGCCCCCCAGCCGGGCCACCCGCCCCTCGGCGCAGGTGTCCAACTTCCTGgcagagcagctggagcaggccAGGAAGGATGCACAGCTGGAGCTGCGCCCAAGCCCCGCTGCCCCCCGGCCACGGGGCAGGCCCCGGGGCTCCCGGAACAGGAGAAGCTGCCCTGAGCCCCCCCGGGAGCCTGCGGTCGACAGCCCCGTGgcgcagagcagagcagagcaggccgTGCCCAGCCCAAAGGAGcaagaggcagcagctgtggagcGCAGGGAGGAGAGCGAGCCTGCCCTGTGCCAGGCCAGCGCCAGCCCGGAGCCTGCCCCCAGCACCGAGCAGGATGCCGCGGGGGAAGCTGCCCAGCACCCCACACCCGTGGAGCCTGCACAAGCCGAGAGCCAAGCGGCCACATGTCCCTCACGGGAAGCCCGGCCCAAGGCCCTGAGCCTGACCGAGTACCGCCAGCGCATGCAGCACCGTGCACCCGGCGCCGGCCCCGGCAAGGAGCCCGAGAAGCAGGCGGCCGGAAAGTGGCCCAGCATCCCCGAGCCCCCCACCGAGCTGGCCGAGATCCCCTGCCTGGTGGCGCCACCGGCGCAGCCCCTGGCCTTGCCTGTGGAGACGCCCGGCACGCAAAAGGGCCCCGAGAAACCTGCCAGCCCACCTGCCAGTTCTCCGCCGGCCAGCAAGGCCCCTccggccccagcactgaccaccGTGGCCCCAGTGCCCCCCGCGCCGCAGCTGCCTTTCGTGGCGCCACCAGTgaccggggctgctccaactggggtCGTGTCAGCCCTGGCGACTCCTTACGCCCTCTACCCACCGGTGCCTTCCTGGCCTTGCTTTGGCCCCccgccctctggtttccccccgacgctgctgccaccaccggcCACCACCTCACCCAATGCCTTCCACCTGGTGCCTGGGCTGCCACCCCCGGGCCTGGCCTGGCCGCCGCCAGCcgtgcccccgcccccaccctttGGCCCTGGCGCTCCATACACCCCCGTGGGCTGGGGCCCGGCCCTGCCGCCCCCATACTGGCCCGGCGTGGCCCTGCCCCCGTTGGGGCCTCCACTGGTGTTCGCTGACCCCGGGAGTGCCCCACAGAGCCCATCACTGAGTTGTCCAGAGCCGGCGGCCTTTGCTGCGCTGCCCGCGCCGCCGTTCgttgctgctgcccctgaggtgCCGGCAGCCGCCcaggcttctgctgcagctccgCACGCAGCCGCCGATCAGCCCCCAGCCAAGGCGAGCAGGGCATCTGACCCCAGGCGGCAGGCACGGCCCGCGGGGAGGCCCTcagctgcccccgctgctgctactgcacaggCTGCAAAGGAGCTgccggctgcagctgcccaagcCAAGGTGCCGTCGGCTGCTGCCGTGAAGGACCCACTGGTTGCTCCCACCGAGGCCGTGAAAGAGGTTCCGGCTGTTGCCGTGAAAGAGCTGCCAGCTGCTACCGTGGAAGACCCGCCGGCTGCTGCAACTGGGCCCGTGGAAGAGCCCCCTCCAACCAGGGAGCTGCCTCCCGCCTGTCCCTCGGCaaagccagccaggagcccgcCAGGAGCCGTGCCAGCACAAGCCCAGCCAGCGCCTCACTCACCTGCTGACCGTGAGACCGTCTGCGGGAGAGCGCCGGGGGCGCGAGAGGGTGCCAAGCCGCCTGCTGCCCGGCCCTGGAGACACCGGCCCCTGGcccgccccgcccagcccagcggCTGCGAGGATATTGTCCAGGCCTTCATCAGCGAGATCG GCATTGAAGCCTCCGACctgtccagcctgctggagcagttTGAGAAGACGGAAG ccAAAAAGGAGTCATCGGGCGTGGAGGCGCCCAAAGACAAGCCGTCTGCCAGCAGCGTGGG CAGAGCAGAGCCGCAGCAGGACAAGAAGCCCCTGGACAGCCTGCAGGCTCCCGAGCTCGCCAACGTGGCAG GCCTGACCCCGCCGGCAACACCCCCCCACCAGCTGTGGAAGCCCCTGGCCGCCGTGTCACTGCTGGCCAAGCCGCGGTCCTTGAGCACTACCGCCCTGGAGGGTGCCCAGAAGACAACCAAGCTCATCGAGGCCCAGCCACTGCCCCATGGCAAGCCCCGAGGGAAGCCCCCGcctgccatgccccctgcctccagccacgtGGGTGCTGGAGACCATGACTACTGCTTCCTGGGCAGCACCGGCACGCCCGAGCTGGGATCGCGCTGGAACGTGAAGCATCACGCGGACATCACCATCAAGCCCATCATCTCCCTTGCCCCGCGGACGCAGGACCGGCCTGGCCCCTCACtacctgctgccagtgctgccctgggtgccccTGGGGCCGGCCGCAAGCCACTGGATCACCGGACTAGCAccccgggcaggggcagcccccccGCCTCGGTGCTGCTGTCTCCGGACGCGTCCCCCTGCCGGGACAAGGAGACACGGACTCCCAGCGCTCGGCCCCCGCGCTCGGGTGCCAAGAGGGCCCTACGCTGCTACCGTGTGCGCCGGGACTCGGGCAGCCCCCCAGACGGCACCTGGCGGCGCCAAGCCAGCCGCTCCTTCAGCGCCAGCTCCAACGGGGGCAGCGAGgcgtcctcttcctcctcctcctcctcctcctcctcctcctcttcctcctcgcGGTCCCGCTCCCGGtcctcatcccccccacccaagcGGTGGCGCAG GTACCGGCCGCGGCGCTCCTCCCGCTCCCGCTCCTCCTCGCCCTCCAGCGCCGGGTCCTGCGGCAGCTCCCGCAGCAGCTCGTCCATATCCTACTCGTCCCggtcccgctcccgctcccggtCCACATCCCGCAGCCGGTCCCGGTCCCGCTCCCTGTCGCCCTGCAggaggcacagccggaggaggcG GTACAGCTACGACTCTCAGGACCACTACCAAAGGCAGAGACTCCTGCAGAAGGAACGTGCAATA GAGGAGAGGCGGGTTGTCTTCATTGGGAAGATCCCCGGCAGGATGACGTGCTCGGAGCTGCGGCACCGCTTCTCCGTGTTCGGGGACATCGAGGAGTGCACCCTCCACTTCCGCTCCGAGGG CGACAACTACGGCTTCGTGACGTACCGCTACGCCGAGGAGGCCTTTGCTGCCATCGAGCGCGGCCACACGCTACGGCGCCCGGATGAGCAGCCCTTCGACCTCTGCTTTGGCGGGCGACGCCAGTTCTGCCGCCGCAACTATGCCGACCTGG ACTCGAACCGGGAGGACTTCGACCCGGCTCCCACCCGCAGCAAGTTCGACTCTCTCGACTTCGACACCCTGCTGAAGCAGGCGCAGCGCAGCCTGCGCACGTAG
- the PPRC1 gene encoding peroxisome proliferator-activated receptor gamma coactivator-related protein 1 isoform X2, whose protein sequence is MAAPWGGGAGRGGLPAGAGGGGLEALGSAAAPLQCFLLDEPSSLEEEMHSYWDSSVLSIIEDLGSHHENKGPLELHNELSLLTAITEILDGTDEATLSPFDTIVDTELLASPREQESCALQLLGLSQASPERDGPALEDQWGSWTQSGSSTPVVAGKAETDVSWDRALSCQEDAVVTPKRPPSQARRGQRKPLRPWAQEQPALQRSDGEEEDDEAPSPRQDGSTAVGDLQTGTLSCPLEPASVEAGAEPQVAWLGEGDVPCIISPAGGSLCDLVKSMHPYCLPAFATDLDAAPKLANKDLLAAPVMLGIVSGGDGQSLDTPVVFHPLGPGFPCLDAPLPAREEGTAGGEGHSALESPAPEEPLPAEEGAQQHQVPTPALGSKATAPDAATPKETLPEAAADAAPPEAGGRDRHLQSDSQPSTKAPAGGKCQGSGCGRGRERARKSRKKKSAEAPSTQVWPLGDSMASRLRSASSVPRRGSSEGQAPPSRATRPSAQVSNFLAEQLEQARKDAQLELRPSPAAPRPRGRPRGSRNRRSCPEPPREPAVDSPVAQSRAEQAVPSPKEQEAAAVERREESEPALCQASASPEPAPSTEQDAAGEAAQHPTPVEPAQAESQAATCPSREARPKALSLTEYRQRMQHRAPGAGPGKEPEKQAAGKWPSIPEPPTELAEIPCLVAPPAQPLALPVETPGTQKGPEKPASPPASSPPASKAPPAPALTTVAPVPPAPQLPFVAPPVTGAAPTGVVSALATPYALYPPVPSWPCFGPPPSGFPPTLLPPPATTSPNAFHLVPGLPPPGLAWPPPAVPPPPPFGPGAPYTPVGWGPALPPPYWPGVALPPLGPPLVFADPGSAPQSPSLSCPEPAAFAALPAPPFVAAAPEVPAAAQASAAAPHAAADQPPAKASRASDPRRQARPAGRPSAAPAAATAQAAKELPAAAAQAKVPSAAAVKDPLVAPTEAVKEVPAVAVKELPAATVEDPPAAATGPVEEPPPTRELPPACPSAKPARSPPGAVPAQAQPAPHSPADRETVCGRAPGAREGAKPPAARPWRHRPLARPAQPSGCEDIVQAFISEIGIEASDLSSLLEQFEKTEAKKESSGVEAPKDKPSASSVGAEPQQDKKPLDSLQAPELANVAGLTPPATPPHQLWKPLAAVSLLAKPRSLSTTALEGAQKTTKLIEAQPLPHGKPRGKPPPAMPPASSHVGAGDHDYCFLGSTGTPELGSRWNVKHHADITIKPIISLAPRTQDRPGPSLPAASAALGAPGAGRKPLDHRTSTPGRGSPPASVLLSPDASPCRDKETRTPSARPPRSGAKRALRCYRVRRDSGSPPDGTWRRQASRSFSASSNGGSEASSSSSSSSSSSSSSSSRSRSRSSSPPPKRWRRYRPRRSSRSRSSSPSSAGSCGSSRSSSSISYSSRSRSRSRSTSRSRSRSRSLSPCRRHSRRRRYSYDSQDHYQRQRLLQKERAIEERRVVFIGKIPGRMTCSELRHRFSVFGDIEECTLHFRSEGDNYGFVTYRYAEEAFAAIERGHTLRRPDEQPFDLCFGGRRQFCRRNYADLDSNREDFDPAPTRSKFDSLDFDTLLKQAQRSLRT, encoded by the exons ATGGCGGCGCCGtggggcggcggcgcggggcgcggggggcTCCCGgccggcgcgggcggcggcggcctGGAGGCGCTGGGCTCCGCCGCGGCGCCGCTGCAG tgcttCTTGCTGGACGAGCCGTCCTCGCTCGAGGAGGAGATGCACAGCTACTGGGACTCCTCCGTCCTGTCCATCATCGAGGACCTCGGCTCCCACCACGAG AACAAAGGCCCCTTGGAGCTGCACAACGAGCTGTCGTTGCTGACGGCCATCACGGAGATCCTGGATGGCACGGACGAGGCAACCCTGTCTCCCTTTGACACTATCGTGGACACCGAGCTGCTGGCGTCGCCCCGGGAGCAGGAGAGCTGCGCG ctccagctcctcggCTTGTCCCAGGCCTCCCCTGAGCGGGACGGCCCTGCCCTGGAGGACCAGTGGGGCTCGTGGACTCAGAGCGGCAGCAGCACGCCCGTGGTGGCTGGGAAG GCTGAGACGGACGTGAGCTGGGACCGTGCTCTGAGCTGCCAGGAAGATGCTGTGGTGACACCCAAGAGGCCCCCGAGCCAGGCGCGGCGGGGGCAAAGGAAGCCACTCCGGCCCTGGGCACAGGAGCAGCCGGCCCTGCAGCGCagtgatggggaggaggaggacgacgaggcacccagccccaggcaggacgGCAGCACCGCCGTGGGAGACCTCCAGACGGGCACCCTGAGCTGCCCCCTGGAGCCAGCAAGTGTGGAGGCCGGAGCAGAGCCCCAAGtggcctggctgggggagggggacgtGCCCTGCATCATCAGCCCCGCAGGCGGCTCCCTGTGCGACCTGGTGAAGTCCATGCACCCCTACTGCCTGCCCGCCTTCGCCACCGACCTGGATGCTGCGCCCAAGTTGGCCAACAAGGACCTGCTCGCTGCCCCCGTCATGCTGGGGATCGTGTCCGGTGGCGATGGCCAGAGCCTGGACACCCCTGTTGTGTTCCACCCGCTGggcccaggcttcccctgcctcgACGCCCCGCTCCCAGCCAGGGAGGAGGGcactgctgggggtgaggggcatagTGCCCTGGAGTCCCCTGCCCCGGAGGAGCCATTGCCTGCGGAGGAGGGGGCGCAGCAGCACCAggtgcccacccctgctctggggagcaaAGCTACAGCACCAGATGCGGCCACCCCAAAGGAGACCCTGCCCGAGGCAGCAGCTGACGCGGCCCCACCAGAGGCAGGCGGGAGGGACCGTCATCTTCAAAGCGACTCCCAGCCCAGCACGAAGGCACCAGCGGGCGGGAAGTGCCAGGGCTCCGGATGCGGCCGGGGCCGCGAGCGAGCACGGAAAAGCCGGAAAAAGAAGAGCGCGGAGGCGCCGAGCACCCAGGTCTGGCCCCTTGGAGACTCCATGGCCTCTCGGCTCCGCTCAGCCTCCTCTGTCCCGCGGCGGGGGTCCTCTGAGGGGCAGGCGCCCCCCAGCCGGGCCACCCGCCCCTCGGCGCAGGTGTCCAACTTCCTGgcagagcagctggagcaggccAGGAAGGATGCACAGCTGGAGCTGCGCCCAAGCCCCGCTGCCCCCCGGCCACGGGGCAGGCCCCGGGGCTCCCGGAACAGGAGAAGCTGCCCTGAGCCCCCCCGGGAGCCTGCGGTCGACAGCCCCGTGgcgcagagcagagcagagcaggccgTGCCCAGCCCAAAGGAGcaagaggcagcagctgtggagcGCAGGGAGGAGAGCGAGCCTGCCCTGTGCCAGGCCAGCGCCAGCCCGGAGCCTGCCCCCAGCACCGAGCAGGATGCCGCGGGGGAAGCTGCCCAGCACCCCACACCCGTGGAGCCTGCACAAGCCGAGAGCCAAGCGGCCACATGTCCCTCACGGGAAGCCCGGCCCAAGGCCCTGAGCCTGACCGAGTACCGCCAGCGCATGCAGCACCGTGCACCCGGCGCCGGCCCCGGCAAGGAGCCCGAGAAGCAGGCGGCCGGAAAGTGGCCCAGCATCCCCGAGCCCCCCACCGAGCTGGCCGAGATCCCCTGCCTGGTGGCGCCACCGGCGCAGCCCCTGGCCTTGCCTGTGGAGACGCCCGGCACGCAAAAGGGCCCCGAGAAACCTGCCAGCCCACCTGCCAGTTCTCCGCCGGCCAGCAAGGCCCCTccggccccagcactgaccaccGTGGCCCCAGTGCCCCCCGCGCCGCAGCTGCCTTTCGTGGCGCCACCAGTgaccggggctgctccaactggggtCGTGTCAGCCCTGGCGACTCCTTACGCCCTCTACCCACCGGTGCCTTCCTGGCCTTGCTTTGGCCCCccgccctctggtttccccccgacgctgctgccaccaccggcCACCACCTCACCCAATGCCTTCCACCTGGTGCCTGGGCTGCCACCCCCGGGCCTGGCCTGGCCGCCGCCAGCcgtgcccccgcccccaccctttGGCCCTGGCGCTCCATACACCCCCGTGGGCTGGGGCCCGGCCCTGCCGCCCCCATACTGGCCCGGCGTGGCCCTGCCCCCGTTGGGGCCTCCACTGGTGTTCGCTGACCCCGGGAGTGCCCCACAGAGCCCATCACTGAGTTGTCCAGAGCCGGCGGCCTTTGCTGCGCTGCCCGCGCCGCCGTTCgttgctgctgcccctgaggtgCCGGCAGCCGCCcaggcttctgctgcagctccgCACGCAGCCGCCGATCAGCCCCCAGCCAAGGCGAGCAGGGCATCTGACCCCAGGCGGCAGGCACGGCCCGCGGGGAGGCCCTcagctgcccccgctgctgctactgcacaggCTGCAAAGGAGCTgccggctgcagctgcccaagcCAAGGTGCCGTCGGCTGCTGCCGTGAAGGACCCACTGGTTGCTCCCACCGAGGCCGTGAAAGAGGTTCCGGCTGTTGCCGTGAAAGAGCTGCCAGCTGCTACCGTGGAAGACCCGCCGGCTGCTGCAACTGGGCCCGTGGAAGAGCCCCCTCCAACCAGGGAGCTGCCTCCCGCCTGTCCCTCGGCaaagccagccaggagcccgcCAGGAGCCGTGCCAGCACAAGCCCAGCCAGCGCCTCACTCACCTGCTGACCGTGAGACCGTCTGCGGGAGAGCGCCGGGGGCGCGAGAGGGTGCCAAGCCGCCTGCTGCCCGGCCCTGGAGACACCGGCCCCTGGcccgccccgcccagcccagcggCTGCGAGGATATTGTCCAGGCCTTCATCAGCGAGATCG GCATTGAAGCCTCCGACctgtccagcctgctggagcagttTGAGAAGACGGAAG ccAAAAAGGAGTCATCGGGCGTGGAGGCGCCCAAAGACAAGCCGTCTGCCAGCAGCGTGGG AGCAGAGCCGCAGCAGGACAAGAAGCCCCTGGACAGCCTGCAGGCTCCCGAGCTCGCCAACGTGGCAG GCCTGACCCCGCCGGCAACACCCCCCCACCAGCTGTGGAAGCCCCTGGCCGCCGTGTCACTGCTGGCCAAGCCGCGGTCCTTGAGCACTACCGCCCTGGAGGGTGCCCAGAAGACAACCAAGCTCATCGAGGCCCAGCCACTGCCCCATGGCAAGCCCCGAGGGAAGCCCCCGcctgccatgccccctgcctccagccacgtGGGTGCTGGAGACCATGACTACTGCTTCCTGGGCAGCACCGGCACGCCCGAGCTGGGATCGCGCTGGAACGTGAAGCATCACGCGGACATCACCATCAAGCCCATCATCTCCCTTGCCCCGCGGACGCAGGACCGGCCTGGCCCCTCACtacctgctgccagtgctgccctgggtgccccTGGGGCCGGCCGCAAGCCACTGGATCACCGGACTAGCAccccgggcaggggcagcccccccGCCTCGGTGCTGCTGTCTCCGGACGCGTCCCCCTGCCGGGACAAGGAGACACGGACTCCCAGCGCTCGGCCCCCGCGCTCGGGTGCCAAGAGGGCCCTACGCTGCTACCGTGTGCGCCGGGACTCGGGCAGCCCCCCAGACGGCACCTGGCGGCGCCAAGCCAGCCGCTCCTTCAGCGCCAGCTCCAACGGGGGCAGCGAGgcgtcctcttcctcctcctcctcctcctcctcctcctcctcttcctcctcgcGGTCCCGCTCCCGGtcctcatcccccccacccaagcGGTGGCGCAG GTACCGGCCGCGGCGCTCCTCCCGCTCCCGCTCCTCCTCGCCCTCCAGCGCCGGGTCCTGCGGCAGCTCCCGCAGCAGCTCGTCCATATCCTACTCGTCCCggtcccgctcccgctcccggtCCACATCCCGCAGCCGGTCCCGGTCCCGCTCCCTGTCGCCCTGCAggaggcacagccggaggaggcG GTACAGCTACGACTCTCAGGACCACTACCAAAGGCAGAGACTCCTGCAGAAGGAACGTGCAATA GAGGAGAGGCGGGTTGTCTTCATTGGGAAGATCCCCGGCAGGATGACGTGCTCGGAGCTGCGGCACCGCTTCTCCGTGTTCGGGGACATCGAGGAGTGCACCCTCCACTTCCGCTCCGAGGG CGACAACTACGGCTTCGTGACGTACCGCTACGCCGAGGAGGCCTTTGCTGCCATCGAGCGCGGCCACACGCTACGGCGCCCGGATGAGCAGCCCTTCGACCTCTGCTTTGGCGGGCGACGCCAGTTCTGCCGCCGCAACTATGCCGACCTGG ACTCGAACCGGGAGGACTTCGACCCGGCTCCCACCCGCAGCAAGTTCGACTCTCTCGACTTCGACACCCTGCTGAAGCAGGCGCAGCGCAGCCTGCGCACGTAG